In the Nothobranchius furzeri strain GRZ-AD chromosome 1, NfurGRZ-RIMD1, whole genome shotgun sequence genome, ACATTTTAAACGCTGATCCTTCTCAGAGCCTTCTCCTGCTCttagtgtcccaaaggtcccgtGAAGCCTGAGCTCATGTTCTGAAACACAATTTCCCATCTGccctctgtggtgtttgtatctgGTCATACTTCTGTGGTCATGATAGTGACGATTAGGCTGAGCAACAAGGGGACCTTGGGTATATGGACAAGTGGTGTATCATTATTACAGCATGTCAAGTCGGCGTTACACAGATGCTCTTACGATAATGCCAGTTAAAAAGCTCAGCTGTTGGCTTAATGGTGGGTGAAGCGATTTGCAGTCTGTTGAAGAGGATATCTCCCTGATGCCAGTGTTTTCTCTTTTAAAGTGGTTTCTTATTTATAAGGGGGTTAGTGAAGAGCATTAAGCTGAAACCATGCTCCGGCAGACGTCACTGGAAGTAACGGTCCATTGTGTGTAAATGTGTTCAGATCAAACCAGAGCGTGAGTCAGCAGTTTTCAGGCTTTTTGCAGTTTTATCCTTAGATTTAATTTAGTATGAGTCATTGTTTTATCtaaagaaggttgtaggtttttttttttcatatctaTAAAATCCAATATTTTATGAAGAAGCATGGCTACCCACCGGGTATGTTTGAGTTGGAACTCATGTTTGAATGTAATAACAGGCAGATATTGGTTTGATTACTGACAACAATATACTTATTTAGCATCCTAATTAGATACAAGTCTGGTTGTTCACAACAGCTTCATAGCCAACCTTACTCTTCATTTGCTTTCATTGTTTCATGTCATTGCTTAGCAGCAGAGGTGTggtcttgagtcacatgacttggactcaagtcagacttgagtcattgttgtaatgacttctgacttgatttaataaaatctataaagacttatgacttcaCTCAGACTTGaaagccaatgacttgcgacttgaatcgacttgtatctgttgacttgatgatgacttgagcgtatttgatattttagcacaaaagtggcccgacattgacaacaatcataaatcattcttcgttctgggtttgatcttgtactgctgaatgcagcagcactttgtttataatcagtttcagttgtatctgcttgtttgagcaaataaatgaagctttaagaaactttgtttctggaatttatttatcatcGTCATCaaattgaagtttgacagatgacttgattatgacttgaaaattcaaagttaaggacttggacttgacttggacttccacatcattgactttggactcgacttggacttgattgtttTTGACTTGGACtttactcgagacttgactggaaagacttgtgacttacttgtgacttgcaacgcagtgacttggtcacacgtcTGCTTCGTAGAATTCATAAATATAGAAAGGTAAAGGTGGATTTTATCATGAGGAAAAGCTGGatgttatgttgtttctattatTCATTTCCAAtgataacatttttaaaatgtagaATGTTTATTTAAAGGAGGCATGTGATTTTTTCCTTAAGTGATAGTCCTCTTTTTGATACGAAACATGTTCAAGAAGTTCTGTGGACAAAATCCCTCTCGCATTCAGTGATGTCAGAagctttattcttgacagttgcagtaccttccaaaatgagccaATTCAGTGCTCTGTCACTTAAAAAAACTGGACCTGGTCACGCCCAACAACTGTGTAGTTATTGCTGGGAAGCTTTCAGTGTTTCTCATTCCCGGTCCTCAGGGTCAACTGTCCTGCATGtactccatgtctctgcttcagcacacctgatatacattggctcctcaggaggacatcaagtgctgcagaagcctgttaatcactcattcatttaagtcaggtgtgtggcagcagggaaacactggtgtttcaAATGTTCcacggaaaacatgcaggacagtgggccctgaggtccagggttgggaaacactggctTATATAGCTGAGAGGggtttggagtagagctgctgttccTTCATCAGCAGCAGCTGTCCTCCAGAAGAGCGATTGTTTACTGCTGGTTTCCCCATGTGTGACGTCACAAACAGTTATGTTTTGAAATGACTTGTTTGAGGCACATCACTTTGCACAGTCAAacactgacaaaaacaaaaatggacgggcagggttttttttttgtatttggagtgtttatagaggcagtaaagacccacatggcagcacaatgacatatgcaaaatgtgagttttgcatATGTCCTCTTTAAGGAGGGGTTACACTTgttatttcaataaatctgctgtggccTTTAGTgagaataaatgccttgtgagtttttCTTGGCGACAAAAGCTCTGGCTCTCCTGTTTTCTGAAGcagaagttagctggaggagagggggtagaaaacggcaggatttgcaGTCATACTCATTTACATtcatgatatttagacatctaacctctgattggctaacaactatgcaacactaccactgactcagtttgctctgcaacactgatgttttatctccacgaataacttaaggagttctgctgtgttgtggagttgctaatggtggCAAGTAGCAAGGAGGGTACGTTGCCTTGTCCAAGTGTTATGGAACGGACATATTGTTGTTGTTTAAGAAGTgctactgccacctagtggtaaGTAAGCAGAATGTTCCCTTTTTTGTAGAGGAAGTGGTCTACAGGAAGTAGTGTGTTCTTTTAGCTGCTGAAGTGACAGCATTTTGTAATCTGATGGCAATCTTTGCAATCCTGGTTTTAAAGTCCACAATATCGGCTTCATCCGTAAGTTCCTATACATTTAATATGTATTAgtaagttttgacactgtttgagTTAAATCATATGGAGGCAGGTAGATGCTTATATTTTTTTAGCAGATGCCTCATCTGTGGTCGTGTGTTTTTTACTAGAGCAATGTTGTTCTTCAAGTGTAATGGAACATGTCTTCATTGTGTATTTTGTATTCTTTTCTTTGTACAGTtttacagaaaaagagagagagaatttattttcatcattaaaTCCTGCCAAACACAACAAGCGGCCTGTTTCTTGGAGGAGGAAGTGCTGGGAATAAAGGAATGTTAAGCTAGCTGTATAACTGAAATTGTGTTGCCTGCAACAAACTTTAGTGAGGACAGCATAGTAAaaggatgaccacgcaatgtggaAGTTAAGAAGAGTGAAGGATTGTTAGTCTGCATCACACTACAATGGAAGTCACAGGCGCCTCAGCACAAGCCTTAAATGAAGATAGAGCTGAAGGGTCATGAGATGAAGTTGAATCGGGGTCTATTTATTCATGCCACAGCTCAAAGAGGTCACCCTCTTCACGCTCGACAACAAGCTCCAGAGTAAGCTATGAAGCAGCCAGGGCGCGAGCCAAAGCAGAGGCGGCAAAAACCAGACTAGCATTCACGGAAAAGGAAGGCGAACTGAGAGTCGAAAAAGCCAGACTAGAAGCCAAGATAGATTATATTAATCTGCAGAAAGAAGCTGAGGCGGCCCAAGTGGAAGCCGAGGTGTTGGAGGCAGCTGCAGGAAATGTGAGTGAACCCAACAACAAAGAATTTGACTTTCTGCCTTTGCCAGAGAGTGCATTGAAAAGGACTGATCACTATGTTACACAGTACACACAAGAACAGTTCCCACAAGAACCCAAAGTAGGGAATGATTCGACTTTGCCCCCAACATCCACTCCATTTCCAAGCTACAATCAGAAGGCACAGCCCCAGCTCATCGACAACGGAGCCAGCTTCCCTCAAATTAAAGCTCAGCCACTCCATATGAACTTTCCACAGCAAGAAGATGAGCACTTCCAGCACAAGGTACTGCCCGACAATCGACCACATCTAAACAGCTCCCACAATAATGACTCATCTATAGATCTTGCCAGGTTCCTTGCTAAATCCCAGCTGGTTTCTTCAGGCCTAACAAAGTTTGATGACTTACCCGATCACTATAAGGCCTGGAGAGAAACGTTCATCAACACGATCAAAAGTCTGAGTCTATCagcaagtgaagaaatggatctgCTTATAAAATGGCTGGGTAAAGAATCTGGTGAGCATGCAATCAGAATACGGTCTGTGAATATTAGACAGCCTAATGTGGGACTCAGAATGATCTGGGAAAGACTAAATAAAAAATATGGTGCTCCAGAGGTGATAGACAGAGCTCTGTTTGGTAAACTTGAGAGTTTTCCCAAGATCCACAACAGAGAGAGTCAAAAACTGCAAGAACTGGCTGATTTGCTCACTGAACTTGAGGTTGCTAAAAGAGAGGGTTACCTACCAGGTCTAGCCTATCTTGATACATCAAGAGGCGTGCAGCCAATTGTGGAAAAGCTCCCTTTATATCTCCAAGACAAGTGGCTGTCACACGGGTGCAAATACAAAAGAGATCATCATGTTGCCTTTCCTCCTTTCTGCTACTTCAAAGAATTCATCTGCAGAGAGGCTGAAGAGAGAAATGATCCCAGTTTTAACTATCCAgatcttttcacaaattcttacaGAAAAGAAAGGTCAAATCAAGTGAGACCTGTCGCCGTGCACAAGACAAACATATCTTTGGCTCCTGAACCCAAAATAGGAAATCCTGAGAAGCTATGCCCCATGCACAACAAGCCTCATTCTCTTCAGAGATGCAGAGGGTTTCGAAAACTGCTCCTGGGAGAGAGGAAAAGGTTCTTAAAAGGAAACAACATATGTTTTCGCTGCTGCGCCTCTACAACTCATCAAGCCAAATCCTGTGAGGCCACCATAAAATGCGAAGAATGTGACAGCGATAAACACATTTCTGCTCTGCACCCTGGCCCAGTTTCACGCTCAGATGCAGTTCCTACTTCCTCGACAGAGAATGGCGGGGAGAGGTCGGACACAGAGGCACAgagtggctgtgtctcaattcagggtctgcatcctacctcggccggattcgtcggccggttacgtcacagcgccgcgactcggcctgtcccaattcgaagactccttcaaatgcggtcgacgaatgcggccttcttttcgcctgaatgaaggatgggtcgggtgtatccttcaataggtagcatttcccaagatgccttgcgggccggccggcagaaaaacttaaaaacaatggcggaaggtgaagcgggagctgtcggagaggattgcgcatataaatgtaagtataaacttgaaaactgtcagtttaaggactttttgtgatacatgaacgttattttagttagaaatgttacagtaaaagtgcttgtattgcggtctcggctcgtatgttcggccgcgctcggtgtcgtacttctcccactacgtttccccctgattttaatagaagtttgtattttaggaccaaaagagaataccagggaatttattaagcttagggcggagatggaccacatgatcaccggagcaaagtattcggcggctgtggcatggaggtacaataacatctcatattttaaaaactcgtttgagtttatttttatctgcgaaaacatgaaaggaataacccgttgtcctcttttctcttcctgtttcttttcttacatgtttgttaagactattctggagaaaatgggcatccaggggaaggtgccagcgatgagcttctggagctgatctgggaggacatgaggctgcagagcagcagagagcacaggagagaaggaagaactttgacagctttttactttgctagaaaaaaatggttaatgaagattaaacatgtacatgtaaaagaaatatctaaataaaatcagttctgcattaaactcttgaattttatttttgtttacaaatgagaattgtttactagagggtatccgctgggtcttgaaaagttttaaaaggtgataaatcggttttggtcaaattaagacccttagaaagtattaaaaactattatcacatctttgctcaggctcagctagtctaaagtattttctctgaattagctctccaacagtcaaggaaatgattaacccccagagacccacggttgtagtatcacaacatcagatttaagtctacaaaaataaaccttccccattttttttctttttaaaaccacatttacattgctaataggtcctattcagttctgcaacactattggctgttaaaatgtgtaaataggcccgtttatctggcctcctagaacaacatgtgaaaggttaaaaatattttgcagttgttttctaaatttgggtttctgggggttaaaaagctaaataaaacgtcgagctccatcgtttaaggttccttctgcccagcggttccacggttgctaggcgacggaacgttcgccgagggagttcatgaaggctaggcctgtccaaattcacagccgttaacatccggtctacccggccgacggaggacgcagcccacgtcggccgggtgggctgggtcctttgaaggatgcagaccctgaattgagacacagccaacgtCACATCCAGATGTACCCAGGTATGTGGGGATGGGTTTCAAGGGAAATCCTGCTCAAAGATGTGTCTAGTgaatgtaccgtaaatcctctaatacaggcccaggcctgtatttgactcaagctcatcaagctcccggcctttattggaaggagggccagtattagaggcaggcctctatttctatttgagcaaaatgaactaatggttcgctggagtttttgacaattaaaattgcgcccacattttcaaagttaaacacatttcttttaacaacggtagtttctgcttcagccatctcccccctccccctgcttcagccctctcccccctccccctgcgcagcggccgcaaactcactgatgcgcctgcagcctctcggagttcctgctgctctaaacattaaaataattatttcattttctgttcctcacttctgatgaccttcaatggtgtctgtttgttgcaaccagcaggtacaaaaactaacttgtttttatttgactatttttctgtcctgtctgtttattatcttcctgcatctcctctcaatccaaaagaaaaactgctacctgggttcatatatattcacctcatgagttacctttgaactgcagttctaaaacatctaccgactgcaaaaacagcggagcgctcgctgtttggcggccatatcagtgatcagtgcgtcggaggacaaggtgatgcgcgcagcgacccgctccacagcatgcagcgaaacgcatcaggcgcaaataaaagacagaaaacattaaaggaaatgaactgacatgaacgatcgcgtgttaaattagtttttgaggtggcgacacctgattgttactgtggccgtgctcaggaggcaggtctaccgaccgcaaaaacagcggagtgctccctgcttgccggccgcatcagtgatctgtgcgtcggaggacaagttgatgcgccccgctccacagcagcgatacacatcaggcgcaaataaaagacagaaaacattaaaggaaatgaaccgacatgaacgatcgcgtgtcagtacctacggtctggcacagcgcgtcgcccaaaaccccccacccccctcactccccgagcgcaggagcttgtcaccagaGTATGTTGGACAAGGGACATGCTGAACTTGCACCACCACTCCAGGAGGGGGCAGAGTGCTGGTATTTGCCCACGTTTGGTGTTTACCATCCCAAAAAACCAAGCAAGATACGTGTGGTGTTTGATTCCAGCGCTCAGTATGATGGAGTCTCGCTAAATGAGGTGCTGCTGTCTGGACCAGATCTTAACAACAGTCTCGTCGGTGTCCTCCTCAGATTCAGAATAGAGCCCGTGGCCATAACTGCAGATATTCAGCAGATGTTTTACTTTTTCGTTGTTCGTGAGGATTGCAGGGATTTCCTAAGGTTCTTGTGGTACCAGGAAAACGATCTGAGTAAGGATGTGGTGGATTATCGCATGCGTGTTCATGTTTTCGGAAACAGTCCATCACCTGCAGTGGCAATCTTTGGCCTGAGGAAAGCAGCAGAGCACCAAGAAGTTGATTATGGCAGTGATGCGAGGCACTTCATAGAAAGAGACTTCTATGTAGATGACGGCCTCCGGTATTTCGCTACAACAGCAGAGGCCATTGATGTTCTGCGTCGAACACAGCAGATGTTGGCAGCATCCAACATCACTCTGCACAAAATAGCTTCAAATAGAGCAGAAGTATTGAATGCATTTTCTGCAGATCAAAGAGCAGACAATGTAAAAGACCTTAACCTCTTTGTGGATGACTTACCAGTCCAACGCAGCCTTGGAGTCAGCTGGAACATAATGACGGACACCTTTGGATTCAATATTCCTGAGAATCAAAAGCCATTTACACGCCGGGGTGCCCCGTCAACAATAAACAGTCTGTTTGATCCTTTGGGGTTCATAGCTCCTGTTGCAGTGACAGGGAGACTGATTCTAAGAGAGCTAACAACCGAGAATGCGGACTGGGACGCAGAACTCCCTGAAGCTAAAAAAGACAGTTGGAGACAATGGAGTAAATCATTGTCAGCACTAAAAAGCCTGAATGTTCCACGAGCATATGCCTCTTTCTCAGTTTCCAAAGCACAGCACGCCGAATTATTGATCTTCTGTGATGCCTCTGTCAAAGCAATATCTGCAGTTACTTATCTTAAGACAATGAATGAACAGGGTCTCCAAGAGGTGGGCTTTGTCTTCGGGAAATCCAAGCTCGCTCCCAACCCAGGCCTCACAATCCCAAGACTGGAATTGTGTGCTGCTGTCATGGCCGTTGAGATAGCCGATCTAGTAACGAGGGAGCTCGATCTAGATCTCAAGGCAGTGAAATTCTACACTGACAGCAGAGTTGTATTGGGATACGTACACAACGAGACTAGGAGGTTCTATGTGTATGTGAACAATAGAGTGCAGTGCATCAGGCAGCCATCACGACCTGAGCAGTGGAACTACATTCTTTCAGAACTAAATCTGGCTGATCATGGGTCACGTTCTGTTCCAGCCGCTGAGCTTGCCGACACAACGTGGCTAACAGGACCAGCATTCCTAATGAAACAACCAAAGGTAGCTGCCAGTGGCGATAATGGATCAACATTTGACCTTGTGAACCCAGATGCTGACGCTGAGGTACGTCCTGAGGTAACTTCGCTCGCCACGCACGTTAGTAGAGACAAGCTTGGCTCAAAACGTTTCCAGCGTTTTTCTAGCTGGAGCACACTCAGTAAGACTGTGGCACATCTGTGTCATATTGCTCAGTGTTTCTCTCACTCCTCAAAGAATCAAAGGTGTGTTGGATGGCATATGTGCAAAAGTGGCCTGTCAGTCGTTGACATTGTCAGAGCAGAACAGATCATCATAAAATGTGTACAAGAAGAAATGTATTCAGAAGAACTGAAGTGCATCAAAATGAAACATGACCTTCCGAAAACCAGTACTCTGTACAAACTTCGACCCATTCTTGACAGCGAAGGTATGTTAAGAATAGGTGGACGCATTGGTCGAGGACAACTTGAAACTGGTGAAGTCTATCCGTTAATAATACCAAGCCGCAGCCATGTAGCAAGCTTACTTGTTTCTCATCATCATCAGGCTGTACTGCACCAGGGCAGGCATTTCACTGAAGGTGCAATTCGTGACAGTGGTCTGTGGATTGTTGGAGGGAAATGTCTCATCAGCGGCATTATTCACAAGTGTGTTACATGCAGGAAACTAAGAGGAAGGACCGAGAAGCAACAAATGTCAGACCTACCCACAGAGCGCCTTCAGGCTGACCCTCCATTTTCCTACGTTGGCCTGGAGGTTTTTGGACCATGGGAAGTGGTGATGCGCCGTACCAGAGGTGGTCAAGCTCAGGACAAAAGGTGGGCTGTCCTTTTCACATGTATGTCCACTCGAGCCATACATATTGAAGTTATTGAAACAATGACGTCCTCAAGCTTTATAAATGCGCTCCACAGATTTTTCTCTATCAGGGGTCATGCAAAACAGCTTCGCTCGGACTGTGGGACCAATTTCACTGGAGCGTTCAAAGAGCTGAAGATGGATCCTGGCAATAAGAGTGTAGAGGATTACCTTCTTGAACAAAAATGCACTTGGGTTTTCAACCCACCTCACTCCTCTCATATGGGCGGCGCTTGGGAGCGCATGATTGGAGTGGCAAGACGGATTTTAGATTCCATGCTTCTTCAGGTTGGACATGTAAAGCTCACTCATGAGGTCTTAACCACTTTCATGGCTGAAGTGAGTGCCATTTTCAATGCAAGACCATTAATACCAGTTTCTACTGATCCTGAGGCGCCTTTCATTCTAACACCTTCCATATTGCTGACCCAGAAGGGTGGCGTTCCCTCTCCTACTGTAAGTGAGTTTTCAAAAGGGGATCTGCTCAAGAATCAGTGGAAAAGAGTTCAGGCATTGGCAGATACCTTCTGGGTTAGGTGGCGCCGTGAATATTTGAGCACATTACAGAGTCGACACAAATGGCAATCTCAGAAACCTAATCTCAAAGAAGGAGATGTTGTTTTGCTCAAGGACGATCAAACCAAGAGGAATCCGTGGCCTATGGGAATTGTTGTCAAGGTTGTTCCCAGCAGAGATGGACTTGTCAGGAAAGTCGAAATTAAGGTGATACGGAACCAAACAGCTAAGATCTTCTCTAGACCAGTTTCGCAAGTGATCTTGTTGTTTTCAGCACAGGACGAGGGCTCATCAGCAAGCTAGGGGATTGAGACTGTGGCATAAAGTGGCATATCGTTAATATGCCAAGCGGGGAGTGTTATGGAACGGACATATTGTTGTTGTTTAAGAAGTgctactgccacctagtggtaaCTAAGCAGAATGTTCCCTTTTTTGTAGAGGAAGTGGTCTACAGGAAGTAGTGTGTTCTTTTAGCTGCTGAAGTGACAGCATTTTGTAATCTGATGGCAATCTTTGCAATCCTGGTGTTAAAGTCCACAATATCGGCTTCATCCGTAAGTTCCTATACATTTAATATGTATTAgtaagttttgacactgtttgagTTAAATCATATGGAGGCAGGTAGATGCTTATATTTTTTTAGCAGATGCCTCATCTGTGGTCGTATGTTTTTTACTAGAGCAATGTTGTTCTTCAAGTGTAATGGAACATGTCTTCATTGTGTATTTTGTATTCTTTTCTTTGTACAGTtttacagaaaaagagagagagaatttattttcatcattaaaTCCTGCCAAACACAACAAGCGGCCTGTTTCTTGGAGGAGGAAGTGCTGGGAATAAAGGAATGTTAAGCTAGCTGTATAACTGAAATTGCGTTGCCTGCAACAAACTTTAGTGAGGACAGCATACCAAGGACGCAATAAccatgacagactgagcggggcttgaacatgAAACCCTTCGCATATGGGgagggcacttaactcctctactACCATTGCCCCATGTGATCCAGTCTTGTTTTGACCCTCAGTGTACGGTTTTTAATGAAATAACTACTTTTATTTAGTGAACTCCCACCGTAAGGGCGTGTTTTGACTGATGATACCGTGTCGTAC is a window encoding:
- the LOC107373267 gene encoding uncharacterized protein; amino-acid sequence: MNDRVSVPTVWHSASPKTPHPPHSPSAGACHQSMLDKGHAELAPPLQEGAECWYLPTFGVYHPKKPSKIRVVFDSSAQYDGVSLNEVLLSGPDLNNSLVGVLLRFRIEPVAITADIQQMFYFFVVREDCRDFLRFLWYQENDLSKDVVDYRMRVHVFGNSPSPAVAIFGLRKAAEHQEVDYGSDARHFIERDFYVDDGLRYFATTAEAIDVLRRTQQMLAASNITLHKIASNRAEVLNAFSADQRADNVKDLNLFVDDLPVQRSLGVSWNIMTDTFGFNIPENQKPFTRRGAPSTINSLFDPLGFIAPVAVTGRLILRELTTENADWDAELPEAKKDSWRQWSKSLSALKSLNVPRAYASFSVSKAQHAELLIFCDASVKAISAVTYLKTMNEQGLQEVGFVFGKSKLAPNPGLTIPRLELCAAVMAVEIADLVTRELDLDLKAVKFYTDSRVVLGYVHNETRRFYVYVNNRVQCIRQPSRPEQWNYILSELNLADHGSRSVPAAELADTTWLTGPAFLMKQPKVAASGDNGSTFDLVNPDADAEVRPEVTSLATHVSRDKLGSKRFQRFSSWSTLSKTVAHLCHIAQCFSHSSKNQRCVGWHMCKSGLSVVDIVRAEQIIIKCVQEEMYSEELKCIKMKHDLPKTSTLYKLRPILDSEGMLRIGGRIGRGQLETGEVYPLIIPSRSHVASLLVSHHHQAVLHQGRHFTEGAIRDSGLWIVGGKCLISGIIHKCVTCRKLRGRTEKQQMSDLPTERLQADPPFSYVGLEVFGPWEVVMRRTRGGQAQDKRWAVLFTCMSTRAIHIEVIETMTSSSFINALHRFFSIRGHAKQLRSDCGTNFTGAFKELKMDPGNKSVEDYLLEQKCTWVFNPPHSSHMGGAWERMIGVARRILDSMLLQVGHVKLTHEVLTTFMAEVSAIFNARPLIPVSTDPEAPFILTPSILLTQKGGVPSPTVSEFSKGDLLKNQWKRVQALADTFWVRWRREYLSTLQSRHKWQSQKPNLKEGDVVLLKDDQTKRNPWPMGIVVKVVPSRDGLVRKVEIKVIRNQTAKIFSRPVSQVILLFSAQDEGSSAS